Proteins encoded in a region of the Candidatus Margulisiibacteriota bacterium genome:
- the hisD gene encoding histidinol dehydrogenase: MLNIITGADVEGEVKKLIARKSLSGTFPEEKTVKEIIDRVRKEGDAALIDYSRKFDGAEILPGKIKISEQEIKEAYNKVKIGFLDALTKAIQNITAFHKKQQNDEWFETLPQDVILGQRLVPLERVGVYVPGGRAVYPSSVVMNVVPAKVAGVKEIILVSPPPISPYVLVAANEVGVNAIYQVGGAQAIAALAYGTESIPQVDKIVGPGNVYVMLAKKQVFGVVGIESLAGPSDVLIVADDDAFPEFIAADLLAQAEHGPGSVAILMTTSKPMIDAVQKELAAQKPKLLRQEIIEKAEIYLFHVESLGKAIELSNKIAPEHLGLEIGSPQRVLEKVKNAGAVFLGPHSPVAVGDYIAGPNHVLPTGGTARFSSPLGVYDFIKHQSIIGYTKPALKSVWKDVKFLSEIEGLDAHGRSMDVRFS, translated from the coding sequence ATGCTTAATATTATTACCGGCGCGGACGTTGAAGGGGAAGTAAAAAAACTGATCGCTCGAAAAAGTTTGAGCGGAACTTTTCCGGAAGAAAAAACGGTAAAAGAGATCATCGACCGGGTCAGAAAAGAGGGCGACGCTGCCCTGATCGATTATTCCCGTAAATTTGACGGCGCGGAGATCCTGCCCGGCAAGATTAAGATCAGCGAGCAGGAGATCAAAGAGGCATACAATAAGGTTAAGATCGGTTTTTTGGACGCGCTGACGAAAGCGATCCAGAACATCACCGCTTTTCATAAAAAACAGCAGAACGACGAATGGTTTGAAACTTTACCCCAGGACGTGATCCTTGGGCAGCGCTTAGTTCCCCTGGAAAGAGTTGGAGTTTATGTTCCCGGCGGCCGGGCGGTTTACCCTTCTTCGGTCGTCATGAATGTCGTCCCGGCTAAAGTTGCCGGAGTTAAAGAGATTATCCTGGTTTCGCCGCCGCCAATTAGTCCTTACGTTCTCGTCGCGGCCAATGAAGTGGGGGTTAACGCGATTTATCAGGTCGGCGGCGCGCAAGCGATCGCCGCTTTGGCTTACGGAACCGAGAGCATTCCCCAAGTCGACAAAATCGTCGGGCCGGGAAACGTTTACGTGATGCTGGCCAAGAAACAGGTCTTTGGCGTGGTTGGGATCGAGAGCCTGGCCGGGCCATCCGATGTTTTGATCGTGGCTGATGATGATGCTTTCCCGGAATTCATTGCCGCCGACCTTCTGGCCCAGGCGGAGCATGGCCCGGGCTCGGTTGCTATCTTAATGACTACGTCCAAACCGATGATCGATGCCGTCCAGAAAGAGCTCGCGGCGCAAAAACCCAAGCTCTTGCGGCAGGAAATAATAGAGAAGGCGGAGATCTATTTGTTCCACGTGGAAAGCTTAGGCAAGGCTATCGAACTATCGAACAAGATCGCGCCGGAACATTTAGGCCTGGAGATCGGCTCCCCTCAAAGAGTTTTGGAAAAAGTGAAGAACGCCGGGGCGGTATTCCTGGGCCCGCATTCACCGGTCGCGGTCGGCGATTACATTGCCGGACCGAACCATGTTTTGCCGACCGGCGGGACGGCTCGTTTTTCTTCGCCGCTCGGCGTTTACGACTTCATCAAACATCAAAGCATAATCGGCTACACCAAGCCGGCGTTAAAGAGCGTTTGGAAGGACGTAAAGTTCTTGAGCGAGATCGAGGGGCTGGACGCTCATGGCCGGTCTATGGACGTTCGATTCTCTTAA
- a CDS encoding histidinol phosphate phosphatase domain-containing protein: MCYDSFMGDIGQRIEFHSHSIFSDGLLLPAALIREAEVKEHLALAITDHVDESNLEAVIKALVLFEKETKGKLPIKFFPGVELSYIQPRDIQQYSKKARKLGAKIIIVHGESPVEMVYPGTNHAAVLSKGIADILAHPGQLTEEDAILAAKNGVFLELTAKPGHNSTNRHVAEQARKAGAKLIVDTDCHTEKDLITQAQALLICREAGLTEEEGLTIIRDNALELLKRIERP; the protein is encoded by the coding sequence ATGTGCTACGATAGCTTTATGGGCGATATCGGACAAAGAATAGAGTTTCATTCCCACTCCATCTTCAGCGACGGCCTGCTCCTCCCGGCCGCGCTAATCAGGGAAGCCGAAGTTAAAGAACACCTTGCCCTGGCCATTACCGACCACGTTGACGAATCGAACCTCGAAGCGGTGATTAAAGCGTTGGTCCTATTTGAAAAGGAAACTAAGGGTAAATTACCGATCAAATTTTTCCCCGGCGTCGAATTAAGCTATATTCAGCCGCGCGATATTCAACAATACTCCAAAAAAGCGAGAAAGCTTGGGGCAAAAATAATTATCGTCCATGGCGAATCACCGGTGGAAATGGTCTACCCAGGCACTAATCACGCCGCCGTTTTAAGCAAAGGGATCGCGGATATCCTGGCCCATCCCGGCCAGCTCACTGAAGAAGACGCTATTTTAGCCGCCAAAAACGGGGTTTTCCTTGAGTTAACCGCTAAGCCGGGCCATAACTCGACCAATCGCCACGTGGCCGAACAAGCAAGGAAAGCCGGAGCCAAGTTGATCGTCGATACCGATTGTCACACCGAAAAGGACTTGATCACCCAAGCGCAAGCCTTGCTGATTTGCCGGGAAGCAGGTTTAACCGAGGAAGAAGGCTTAACAATTATTCGCGACAACGCGTTAGAACTGCTTAAGAGAATCGAACGTCCATAG
- the aroA gene encoding 3-phosphoshikimate 1-carboxyvinyltransferase — translation MSLMRVKKAASLKGELEIPGDKSISHRAIMLGAIAKGETAVSGFLASADCLATMDCFRKLGLEIEADKGRVIIRGKGLNGLTQTHETLFAGNSGTTIRLISGILAGQPFVSKINGDASIQKRPMGRIAKPLRLMGASLEGREANGEIFPPLKIIGGNLRGIDYELPVASAQVKSAVILAGLFAAGETAVIEKNISRDHTERMLAHFNAKIVVNGGTSRVKGGLEFSGAEVDIPGDISSAAFFLAAATIVPGSELVVKNVGVNPTRTGILDVLHRMGAKIEVMNEQLLSGEPRADILVRSASLKGILIDGGIIPRIIDEIPIIAVLASQAEGFTEIRGARELRVKESDRIKTIGSELSKFGVTVEELEDGLRILGPAKLKGAQINSFGDHRIAMAMSVAGLIADGETVVENTDCIETSFPGFERLLKKVAG, via the coding sequence ATGAGTTTAATGCGCGTCAAAAAAGCCGCCTCCCTCAAAGGAGAGCTCGAAATACCCGGAGATAAGTCGATTTCTCACCGGGCGATCATGCTTGGCGCAATCGCCAAGGGGGAGACGGCGGTCAGCGGTTTTTTGGCCAGCGCCGATTGCCTGGCGACGATGGATTGCTTTCGGAAGCTGGGCTTGGAGATCGAGGCCGATAAAGGCCGAGTCATTATTAGGGGGAAGGGCTTAAACGGCCTGACCCAAACCCACGAAACTCTTTTTGCCGGTAATTCCGGGACGACAATCCGCTTAATTTCCGGGATCCTGGCCGGTCAACCCTTTGTTTCTAAAATTAACGGTGACGCGTCGATCCAAAAAAGGCCGATGGGGCGGATCGCCAAGCCATTGCGTCTGATGGGGGCCAGTCTCGAAGGTCGCGAAGCAAATGGCGAGATCTTCCCGCCGTTAAAGATCATTGGCGGGAATTTGCGCGGGATCGACTACGAACTCCCCGTCGCTTCGGCCCAGGTTAAGTCGGCGGTCATATTGGCCGGGCTTTTTGCCGCTGGCGAGACCGCCGTGATCGAAAAAAATATTTCCCGCGACCATACCGAACGGATGCTCGCTCATTTTAACGCGAAAATAGTCGTGAACGGCGGGACCTCCCGTGTCAAAGGCGGCCTGGAATTTAGCGGGGCCGAAGTTGATATCCCGGGTGATATTTCCTCGGCCGCCTTTTTTCTGGCCGCGGCGACCATCGTCCCCGGCTCGGAATTGGTCGTTAAAAATGTGGGAGTCAATCCGACCCGGACCGGCATTCTTGATGTTCTGCACCGGATGGGGGCAAAGATCGAGGTTATGAACGAACAGCTACTCTCGGGTGAGCCGAGGGCCGACATTCTGGTCCGTTCAGCCAGCCTGAAGGGGATTCTAATCGATGGCGGGATAATTCCCCGGATAATCGACGAAATACCGATCATTGCGGTCCTGGCGTCGCAAGCGGAAGGTTTTACCGAAATTCGCGGCGCCCGCGAGCTGCGGGTCAAAGAGAGCGACCGGATCAAGACCATCGGTTCAGAGTTGAGCAAATTCGGAGTCACTGTTGAAGAGCTTGAAGATGGGTTACGAATCTTAGGCCCGGCGAAGCTTAAAGGGGCGCAGATCAACAGTTTTGGCGACCACCGGATCGCGATGGCGATGTCCGTCGCCGGGCTGATCGCGGACGGAGAAACTGTGGTCGAGAATACCGATTGCATCGAAACCTCTTTTCCTGGCTTTGAGCGTTTGCTAAAAAAGGTCGCGGGATGA
- the ybgC gene encoding tol-pal system-associated acyl-CoA thioesterase: MKHEFKHRVIYQDTDAEGVVYYANYLGYFERGRTELLREMGITVKAFKEEKQVLFAVKKVEADYHAPALYDDELTIKTEIAEISGARVIFKQEACRGEKVLVAAKITLCALSSADFRPVRLPKELHV; this comes from the coding sequence ATGAAACACGAATTTAAGCATCGGGTAATTTATCAAGACACGGACGCCGAAGGGGTGGTTTATTATGCCAACTATCTCGGCTATTTTGAGCGGGGACGGACCGAATTGCTCCGGGAGATGGGAATTACGGTGAAGGCTTTTAAGGAAGAAAAACAGGTCCTCTTTGCCGTCAAGAAAGTTGAAGCCGATTACCATGCCCCGGCTCTGTACGACGATGAATTAACGATTAAAACCGAGATCGCGGAAATATCCGGGGCCCGAGTCATCTTTAAACAAGAAGCTTGCCGGGGAGAAAAGGTTTTAGTCGCCGCCAAAATTACTCTTTGCGCCCTTAGCTCCGCTGATTTCCGGCCGGTCCGCCTGCCAAAAGAGCTCCATGTCTAA
- the mutL gene encoding DNA mismatch repair endonuclease MutL → MSKIHLLPEDLVNKIAAGEVVERPASVVKELVENSIDAGATRIVVEIEDGGKKLIRIADNGCGMSEKEIELALQRHSTSKIQSVDDLFNIHTLGFRGEALPSIASISCLTIKRNPTAGLTIEVRDLFHNTPVRRKFLKSNATEIGRCGDIIAKYILAYPGISFKFLSDGKILLASHGTGKLPEAVAAVYGATIAKELLPVEHEFGGGKISGLVSRPTVSRIDKNYENFFVNARYVRNFLLNRSLEDAFRTYIPTGRYPISILMVEIDPVQVDVNVHPTKIEVKFMKNQEVMDAVRSAVKKALELVAPTPTGEAANYPQHIAEWEPQMSAAFFSSEDAAPILAEPTEISAKQPLIPLYQLQRSYIVATDGRSLSVIDQHAAHERIIYDRLSRTERAIDRQTMLIPETLEFELPLAVALKANLVDLQKLGFEIEEFGQNSFIVRAVPALAGKVPATTLLSDIASDLRTLGQSEQLAIRQENLHKSLACHSAIKAGEPLTSQEMAALIRDLFLTENPTTCPHGRPLIFTIQEAEIMKKFHRPEKQGFSK, encoded by the coding sequence ATGTCTAAGATTCACCTGTTGCCGGAAGACCTGGTCAACAAGATCGCGGCCGGAGAAGTAGTGGAGCGGCCCGCTTCGGTCGTCAAAGAATTAGTCGAAAACTCGATCGATGCCGGGGCGACCCGGATCGTGGTTGAGATCGAAGACGGCGGGAAAAAGCTGATCCGGATCGCCGATAACGGCTGCGGGATGTCAGAAAAGGAGATCGAACTCGCGCTCCAGCGGCATTCGACCTCCAAGATCCAGTCGGTCGACGATCTTTTTAATATTCACACTCTGGGCTTTCGCGGCGAAGCTCTCCCCTCAATTGCCAGCATTTCTTGCCTGACAATTAAACGAAACCCGACGGCCGGGTTAACGATCGAAGTTAGGGATCTCTTCCACAATACTCCGGTCCGGCGGAAGTTTCTGAAATCGAACGCGACCGAGATCGGCCGCTGCGGCGACATCATCGCCAAATATATCCTGGCTTATCCCGGAATCTCCTTTAAATTCCTTTCCGACGGCAAAATCCTGCTGGCCTCTCATGGGACCGGTAAGTTGCCGGAAGCGGTGGCGGCCGTTTACGGCGCGACGATCGCCAAGGAGCTCCTGCCGGTCGAACATGAGTTTGGGGGCGGGAAGATTTCCGGGCTGGTCAGCCGGCCGACTGTCTCCCGGATCGACAAGAACTATGAAAACTTTTTCGTGAACGCCCGCTACGTCCGTAATTTCCTTCTCAATCGCTCGTTGGAGGACGCTTTCCGGACCTATATCCCGACCGGCCGCTACCCGATCTCGATCCTGATGGTGGAGATCGATCCGGTCCAGGTCGACGTCAATGTTCACCCGACCAAGATCGAAGTAAAATTCATGAAAAACCAGGAAGTCATGGACGCGGTCCGGTCGGCTGTGAAAAAAGCGCTGGAGCTAGTCGCGCCGACGCCGACGGGCGAAGCGGCCAATTACCCGCAACATATCGCGGAATGGGAACCGCAAATGAGCGCGGCCTTTTTCTCGAGCGAAGACGCGGCCCCAATTCTGGCCGAGCCGACGGAGATCAGCGCCAAGCAGCCATTGATCCCTCTATATCAGCTGCAGCGCTCATACATCGTCGCGACCGACGGCCGCAGCTTATCCGTTATCGACCAGCACGCGGCCCATGAGCGAATTATCTACGATCGTTTAAGCCGAACGGAGCGGGCGATCGACCGCCAAACCATGCTGATCCCGGAAACGCTCGAATTTGAACTTCCCTTGGCAGTCGCCCTAAAAGCCAATTTGGTTGACTTACAAAAGCTTGGGTTTGAGATCGAGGAGTTTGGCCAAAACAGTTTTATTGTTCGGGCAGTTCCGGCTCTGGCCGGGAAGGTCCCGGCGACCACGCTACTTTCGGACATTGCCAGCGACTTGCGGACCCTGGGCCAAAGCGAGCAGCTGGCTATTAGGCAGGAAAACCTTCATAAATCGCTGGCTTGCCATAGCGCGATCAAAGCGGGAGAGCCCTTAACCAGCCAGGAGATGGCGGCGTTGATCAGGGACCTCTTCTTGACCGAAAACCCAACAACTTGTCCTCATGGGCGCCCGCTTATTTTTACTATCCAAGAGGCCGAAATCATGAAAAAATTCCACCGCCCTGAAAAACAGGGATTTTCGAAATAA
- the topA gene encoding type I DNA topoisomerase, with protein sequence MAKNLVIVESPAKARTLGKFLGKEYEVKASGGHIRDLPPKSLGVKVDSDFEPNYKIIKGKENIVKDLKKDAAKAKMIYLAPDPDREGEAIAWHLNSILDAEKKTKRIEFHEITKEAVAKAIKNPREIDMPRVNAQQARRILDRLVGYKLSPLLWKKVRKGLSAGRVQSVAVRLICEREEEIKKFQAIEYWDIMARLATAKDEEFAARLVARGTKATGGRPTSPEKKENVIPSKEEVEKILKDLESASFAVKEVRKKEQNRHPSPPFITSSLQQEAARKLGFSPKKTMMLAQRLYEGEEVPGEGRIGLITYMRTDSVRISDGALTETRAYIDESIGKQYLPKEANHYKTKKSAQDAHEAIRPTAIARTPDKLKESLEPDEFKLYDLIWKRFVACQMESAIFDQTSIDIAAGEYLFRSTGSVIKFDGYLKLYEESVDEEEEKDGRLPALNEGEDLKKLEIRPDQHFTQPPPRYTEASLVKELEHKGIGRPSTYAPILSTIQDRGYVEKEGRALKPTEIGMVTNGLLVKHFPEIMDITFTADMEDQLDDIIDNKVDWVDVLKKFYKPFSLALIEADEKMEKVKKEIMTDELCPKCGSKLVIRQGRYGDFFACSNYPKCTYTKDVEKPEGEGGAPEVNEKCEKCGKPMVIKHGRFGSFLACSDYPNCKTTKPLLRKIGVKCPKDGGEVVMKKTRKGRIFYCCSNYPKCDYAAWQRPTAEPKPEEGHA encoded by the coding sequence ATGGCGAAAAATCTAGTTATTGTTGAGTCACCGGCTAAGGCCAGGACTCTGGGAAAGTTTTTAGGCAAAGAGTATGAAGTTAAAGCGAGCGGTGGGCATATCCGCGATCTGCCGCCAAAGTCGCTCGGGGTCAAGGTTGACTCCGACTTTGAGCCGAACTATAAGATTATTAAAGGGAAAGAAAACATTGTCAAGGACCTTAAAAAGGATGCCGCCAAAGCAAAAATGATCTACCTTGCCCCCGATCCGGACCGTGAAGGGGAAGCGATCGCCTGGCACCTCAACTCTATCTTAGACGCGGAGAAAAAAACCAAACGGATCGAATTCCACGAAATTACTAAAGAAGCAGTTGCCAAAGCGATCAAAAATCCCCGGGAGATCGACATGCCCCGCGTCAACGCTCAACAAGCCCGCCGCATACTTGACCGCTTGGTTGGCTATAAATTAAGCCCTCTCCTTTGGAAAAAGGTCCGCAAAGGGCTCTCCGCCGGCCGCGTGCAATCGGTCGCGGTTCGGCTAATCTGTGAACGGGAAGAAGAGATCAAGAAGTTCCAAGCGATTGAATATTGGGATATCATGGCCCGGTTAGCGACCGCTAAAGATGAAGAGTTTGCCGCCCGTTTGGTCGCTCGCGGGACAAAAGCAACGGGGGGACGTCCAACTTCGCCGGAAAAGAAAGAAAACGTCATTCCTTCGAAAGAGGAAGTTGAAAAGATCCTCAAAGATTTGGAGAGCGCCTCGTTCGCGGTCAAAGAAGTCAGGAAAAAGGAACAGAACCGCCATCCTTCGCCGCCGTTTATTACCAGTTCGCTACAGCAGGAAGCGGCCCGCAAGCTTGGTTTCTCGCCGAAGAAAACCATGATGCTGGCCCAGCGCTTATATGAAGGCGAAGAGGTCCCAGGCGAAGGCCGGATCGGTTTGATCACTTACATGAGAACCGACTCGGTTAGGATCAGCGACGGGGCGTTGACGGAAACCCGCGCTTATATTGATGAATCGATCGGCAAACAGTATCTGCCCAAAGAAGCCAACCATTATAAAACGAAAAAGTCGGCCCAGGATGCTCACGAAGCGATCCGCCCGACCGCGATCGCCCGGACGCCGGATAAACTCAAGGAGAGCTTGGAGCCGGACGAATTCAAGCTTTACGACCTGATCTGGAAGCGTTTTGTCGCTTGTCAGATGGAAAGCGCGATCTTCGACCAAACCTCGATCGACATCGCGGCCGGCGAGTATCTTTTCCGTTCGACCGGTTCGGTCATTAAATTTGACGGCTACCTGAAGCTTTATGAGGAAAGCGTTGACGAAGAAGAGGAAAAAGACGGACGGCTTCCCGCTTTGAACGAAGGCGAAGATTTAAAGAAGCTCGAGATCCGGCCCGATCAGCATTTTACCCAGCCGCCGCCGCGCTATACGGAAGCGTCGCTGGTCAAAGAACTGGAACATAAGGGGATCGGCCGGCCGTCGACTTACGCCCCCATTCTCTCGACAATCCAGGACCGGGGGTATGTCGAAAAAGAGGGCCGCGCCTTAAAACCGACCGAGATTGGGATGGTAACCAACGGTCTTTTGGTGAAACATTTCCCGGAGATCATGGACATTACTTTTACCGCCGACATGGAAGACCAGCTCGACGATATCATCGACAACAAGGTCGACTGGGTCGATGTTCTGAAAAAATTCTACAAGCCGTTCAGTCTTGCTTTGATCGAAGCCGATGAGAAAATGGAAAAGGTCAAAAAAGAGATCATGACCGACGAGCTTTGCCCGAAATGCGGCAGTAAACTGGTTATCCGTCAGGGCCGCTACGGTGATTTCTTTGCCTGCTCCAACTATCCGAAGTGCACTTATACCAAGGATGTGGAAAAACCGGAAGGTGAGGGGGGCGCGCCGGAAGTCAACGAAAAGTGCGAAAAGTGCGGGAAACCGATGGTCATTAAGCACGGCCGCTTCGGTTCCTTCCTGGCTTGTTCGGATTACCCTAATTGCAAAACGACCAAGCCCCTTCTCCGCAAGATCGGGGTTAAATGCCCTAAAGACGGCGGCGAAGTCGTGATGAAGAAGACCAGAAAAGGGCG